The stretch of DNA AGGACGCTTGCCTGTGAGATGGGAGCGCTCAGTAATGGCGTTCCTTTTCCGGCGCTTCTGAATATGCCACAAGGAGAAAGCGAATAGACCCGCCAGATAGCATATCTCCATCAATACAAGCACTTCGACGCAAGAAACGACCGCCTCCGCCAAGGAGGAACCTTTCAGCAGGATCACGCCGCCCAAGGACGTGACCACCAGAAATGCAAAGATTGCAAAGGCCGAGGCGCGAATGGTTGCTCCGGCGGCGATAGAGACGGCAACCACGACGAGCGTGCTCTTCAGCATTATTCTGATCCTCTCTTCACACCTCCTTCAAGTCACCGTCAGCCCTCGATGACATGACAAAACCCAAAGTCGAAACGAAGTCCGATCAAAGTATTTTATCTATTGCGGTTAAAATATTGCTAACTTCAGTCCAGCAAATCGACGGAACAGCGCCGGAGAATATTCGACTATTCATCCAGTGGGGCCATTCTCCCGATTAAATCCAAGAAATCCTTGGATATTGCCCTCAGAAAGATTTAGCTCTCGGGGGTTTATACGGGAGCCAGCAACGCAGATCCCGGCGTTCTCTCGCCGAACTGAACGTTCATTTGTCGATTCTGAAAAGATGAACTTGGCCATAGGCTTACGCTCGAGCGCATATGCGCTGGCAACGATCGGGCTTACGCTCGTCCGGCAAGCGTGACATCGACGGCATCAGGGTTGCGCAGCAGCCTATGGAAAACTCGGCCGCTACGATGGACCGGATATTTATCTGAGGTGATCGGCACGCAACAACGAAACAAGGCCCGCCGCTATAGCGAGCCCTGCTGATGTCCTTGCCGGTTCAGCACCTGCGATGGAATTGCCGGCATCGAGGCCGGTATCGACAAACCTATTTCGAGACCGCGCCGGCCAGTTGCCGTTTTACGCCGCGTTGGAGACTGAGGTTTTCCAGCCAGGTAACTTGTTTCCTCAATTTCAACGCCGGCTTTTCGATAAATCTCCACGAGAAGGCGGCAAAGCAAGCGGCAACAATGCTGCAGACGATGCCGTTCAACCACCAGTTATGCGCCCAGGGGCCGAGCGCCACGAACGCCTGTTGGATCGGATAGCCATAGAGGAAGACGCCGTAGGAGTAGTCGGCCCCACGCAGGACGCCAAGCTTGCGGGGCGAGGTAAGACCAAGGAAGACCGTGACATACCCCATGGCCGGAATGGCAATGAAGTCCCCAAAGGAGGTGAACCAGTAGGCCCACAATATCATTGCCACAGAGGCGAGGAAAATTCGGATATCCCAAAGAACCTTGTCCTTGTAGAGATAGAAGGTCACCCCCACAAGAAAAGCACAAATGAGCAGATTGCCAGACGCGGTCGTCGGCATAGTAGCCCAATCGCTTTCATGTTTCCAATATCTTGCAATACCGAAGGCTATGATCAAAGCCGGCGTGGCGATAAGGGCAATCACCCGCCGCCTGACCACACCGAGCAGGAAGAGAACGGCGATCACGGCATAGCACTCAAGCTCGAAAGGCACCGTCCAGAGCTGGCCGTTCACCATTGCGGCGTCAGGATTATCCAGGAATACCCCGGGGAGATTGAAGTGAATGTGCCCTGTGACATTCATCAGATATGTAAAGAACTGAGGATCGGTGAAATAGTCACGCAGGTCATACTCAGTGTAGATCGCTCCGAGTATAAAGGCAGCCAACAATACCTCTACCGCGAGAGCGGGGTAGATCCGGATAAATCGATTACCGAGAAAGGAGATCAATGTCTTCGATCGTTCAAGACTGCCGGCCACCAGGAAACCGCTCAGGACAAAGAACATGGGCAGCACTGATTTGATAAAAGGACGGAATGGCGACTCCCAAAGAAACAGGTCATCGCCATAAGTGACGCGGGCCGTGTGTATCCAAAGCACTGAAAAGGCTAACAGTAATCGCATATAGTCGAATCCTGTCGGTCGCCCGTTCGCTAGATCAAGCTTTTCGCCGAGAACCATCTGTGCCCCTTTCAGAAGTATTGACTCGATTTGGAATGGCAAGCCGTTGCCGCAGAGCGGCGGCGGCATCATTGCCGGGTCGGGGCCGCGTGTCAGTGACCACAGGTACATCAGGTAAAAATTGAACGAGAGAGCAGCCCTCTCCCGAAGACGCGTCTCTGACCATCAACCCATGGCCCTGTGCTTCCCGAGGGCCATGCGACGGTCGGAGTTGGAATCCAGGTGATCGGGCGGCGGATTGGATGAGGAGACTATGAAATTTCTGGCCACCCTGTTCTGTATTGTTCTAGCCCTTATCGGATTGGCGCTGATCGGCGGCGGCGCCTGGCTGCTGCGCCTCGGCGGCTCGCCCTATTACGCCATCATCGGGCTTGCCTATCTGGTTGCCGCGCTTCTGCTGTGGCGCCGGAAGACGGCAGGCGGGCTCATCGTCCTGCTGGTCGCCGTTTTCACCCTTCCCTGGGCGCTATGGGAGTCGGGTCTCAATTTCTGGGCGCTGTTTGCCCGCTTGATGTCCCCCATCGCGCTGGCGGGCTTTGCCCTTCTCTTTGCACCATCGCTTTCCCCGGCCGCCAACCGGAAGCTCTTTTATGGCGGCGCCTTGGTGACCGCTCTCATCTTTGTCGCGGGTTTCGGTCTCAGCTTCGTGCCGCATGGGATCATCCGCCCCTCCGCCGACATCACCGCCTATAAAACCGCCAAGGGCGACAACTCTCCCTCCGACTGGCCATCCTATGGCCGCTCCACGGCAGGAGATCGTTATTCCCCATTCGATCAGATCAACCGCGGCAATGTTTCCAAGCTCGATCTCGCCTGGACATATCGCACCGGAAAAGGCGATGGCGCCGATCAGAACACGCCTCTGCAGATCGGCGATACGGTCTACACTTGCACGCCGACAGATGTGATCGCAGCGCTCGATGCAGATACCGGCAAACCCCGCTGGGCTTTCGATCCCAAGGCGACGGCGCCTTATTGGCAACGCTGCCGCGGCCTCGGTTACTACAAGATGCCGACGGAAGCCCAGTCCGCCGATGGTCTTTGCAATGAGCGCCTGGTGCAGACGACGATCGATGCCCGTCTCCTGGAGATCGACAGCAGGACCGGCACGCCCTGCAAGGACTTCGGAGTCAATGGCACCGTGCAGCTTTCCCAGGGCATGGGCGAAGTCAAGACGGGCTATTATTTCCAGACATCGGCGCCGCTGATTGCCCGCAACCTGATCGTCGTCGGAGGCTGGGTCACGGACAATCAGGAGGTCGGCGAACCCTCTGGCGTCATTCGTGCGTTCAACGTCGTCACCGGCGAGCTTGAATGGGCATGGGATCTCGGCAACCCGGAGATCACCAAACTCCCGCCGAAGGGCCAGACTTACACGCGGGCCACGCCCAACATGTGGACGACGGCCGCATTCGACGACAAGCTTGGCCTTATCTATGCACCGCTCGGCAATACCACGCCGGATTATTACGGCGTCAATCGCCCTGCCTTCGCCGATCAATACAATGCGACATTGGTGGCACTCGATGTGACGACGGGTCGGGAAAAATGGAAATTCCAGACCGTGCATCACGACATCTGGGACTATGATCTGCCCGCTCAACCGATCCTGATCGACCTGCCTGACGGCAATGGCGCCACCATGCCTGCTCTGCTGCAGACCACCAAACGCGGGCAGCTTTTTCTCCTCGACCGCCGAACCGGTACGCCGCTTGCCGAAGTTCAGGAGAAGCCGGTGCCGCAGCAAGGCGGCGTGCCGGAAGAGAAACTCTCCCCAACGCAGCCCTACTCCGTCGGCATGCCGACAATCGGTGCGGAGCGCGTGACGGAGCAGACGGCCTGGGGCCTGACGATGTTCGATCAGCTGGCATGTCGCATCGCCTTCCGCAAGATGCGCTATGACGGCGACTTCACCCCGATCGGCACGCAATATGCGATCCAGCAGCCGGGAAATCTGGGTGGCCTCAATTGGGGAAGCGTATCGGTCGATCTGCCCAACAACAGGGTCTTCATGAACGATATCCGCGTCCCCAGTCTCTTCGCACTCATCCCACGCGAGGAGTATGTCGACTTTGCCCTCACCACGACCGCGCACGGCCCCTCCGCCCCCCAGCGCGGTACGCCTTACGCCATGGCCACCGAGATGTGGACATCGAGGCTCCGCGTTCCCTGCACGCAACCGCCCTTCGGCACCGTCACTGCAGTGGATCTGAAGACGCGCAAGATCGCGTGGCAGGTTCCTGCCGGTACAGCCGAAGAACTCGGGCCGTTCAAGATCAAAACCAAACTGCCTATGCCGATGGGCCTGCCGAGCTACGCCGGCACGTCTGCGACCGCCGGCGGCGTCGTCTTCTTCGCTGGCTTCCAGGACTATTATATCCGTGCCTATGATGCCGAGAACGGTGCCGAGCTCTGGAGATACCCCCTGCCGGTCGGCTCGAGCGCAACGCCCATGACCTACGTCTCACCGAAAACAGGCAAGCAATATGTCCTGATATCGGTTGGCGGCGCACCCTATTCGAAAGACGTCGGCGACTACGTCCTTGCCTTCTCTCTAAAAGACGGAGCTTAGCCACAGATATCGCATAAGGTTCACCGACTATCTTCAAGTCTAAGCAACCGGCCACCGGACCGCTTCTTAGCGAAGGCAATCGGATTTGGCGGCGTTGTCGGTCACACTGTGTTACTTTGATCCGACGAGGAATTGGGACTTACGAACGTGACGCGAAAACTGGCGGCGATCCTGGTCGCAGATGTGGTCGGCTACAGCCGCCTCGCCGGTGCGGACGAGGATCGCATCCTGGCGCGGTTGAGAACGCTGCGCAGCGACCTGGTCGATCCAACAATTGCCGTGCACAATGGCCGGGTCGTCAAGCGAACGGGAGACGGAAGCCTCATCGAGTTTCGCAGCGTCGTCGACGCCGTGCGTTGCGCGATCGAAGTGCAGACCGCCATGGTCGAGCGCAATATCGGCGTGCCGTCAGAGCATCGCATCGAGTTCCGGGTCGGGATCCATCTGGGAGATGTGGTCGAGGAAAACGACGGCGACTTGATGGGCGACGGCGTCAACATCGCCGCGCGGTTGGAAGGAATTGCCAAGCCCGGCGCCATCTGTCTTTCCGAAGATGCCTACCGCCAGGTGAAAGCGCGGCTTGATCTTGCCGTCACCGATCTCGGTAAAATTGAGCTCAAGAATATCGCTGAACCGATGCAGGTCTATTCACTTCAGATCGGAACTCCGGAGCCGAACTCGGCACGACAGGTGCGGCCCGCAATCGAAATGCCGTCGGCTCCGGCCGTTCCCGACAAGCCGTCCATCGCCATACTGGCGTTCAACAACATGAGCGGCGATGCCGAACAAGAGTATTTTTCCGACGGTATCAGCGAGGACATCATCACCGATCTCTCCAAGCTGTCCGAACTGCACGTCATCGCCCGCAACTCATCCTTCGTCTACAAGAATGTAACGGCCTCCGTGCCTGCCATGGCCAAGGCGCTCGGCGTCCGCTATGTCCTCGAAGGCAGCGTCCGCAAGGCCGGCAACCGCGTGCGTGTCACCGCCCAATTGATCGACGCCAGCAATGGCGGACATATCTGGGCCAGCCGGTTCGATCGCGACCTCACCGACATTTTCGCGGTTCAGGATGAGCTCACGCAGGAGATCGTGGCCGCGCTCAGGCTGAACCTCACGCATGGTGACCAAGACCGATTAGCCCAAGGGCGCGCACTCAATGTCGACGCTTACGAGTTGTTGTTACGTGGCCGCGAGCAGGCGTCGTCCCACACCCGAACCGGAAACAGAGCCGCCCGCAGCCTGGCGGCCGACGCCATTGCCGTCGATCCGCAATATGCGGCCGCCCAGGCCCTCATTTCCTTCACCCACGTGCTAGACTACGTCAACGCCTGGAGCACCGATCCGGAAGGCTCGCTGCGGATCGGGATGGATCTCGCGCAGAAGGCCGTGGAGATGGCCGAGGAACAGCCCAACGGCCGCTTCGCACTGGGCATGGCTTGCATGTGGAACCGGGAACTGGACCGGGCGCAGGCGGAGGTGCAGCAGGGCCTCGCGCTACAGCCCAACTCCGCCGAGCTCCTGTTGCTGATGGCCCATATCCAGATATTCTCCGGCGATCCCGCCGGCGCCCTGGAAACACTCGATGCATCGATGCGGCTCGATCCGCACCATCCGGAAATTCTCTTCCAATTTCGCGCCGATGCGCACTTTTCTCTCGGCGAGTATGAACAAGCGATTGCAGCCATCGAGCAGCGGCTCCAACAAAACTCTCAGTCGGAGACCGCCTACGCCCTGCTTGCCTCATGCTATGGGCACCTCGACCGGCCGGAGGAGAGCCGGCAGGCCTGGGAAAAGGCACTCAGGATCAATCCTGATTTTTCTGTCGAGCGCCGCCGGCGGGTCCTTCCATTTCGAAACCCCGAGGACTTTGACCGCCGCGTGGAAGGACTTCGTAAGGCAGGACTTACCGGTTCAGATCTTGGTCTATGTTGAGGGGAACTGCTGTCGAGCCGATACGGCGAATAGCACATGTTATGGCGGACGCGCGACAAGCCTCAGGTCACGCCCTCTCCACGGGAGCATGTGACCCGCGAACGTGATGCCACTTCGGGCAACTGTAATGGCAACGGCACGGCACCTGCTGTAAGATATCGGTAAGGGATCGGACACCCGGAAAGAGCTGATATGGAGCGCCGCCTTGCAGCAGTCCTGATTGCGGATGTGGTCGGTTATAGCCGCCTGAGCGAGATCGACGAAGAGGGAACGCGTATCCGCTTCCACACCGACCTCCACGAACTCTTCGAACCGAAGATCGCCACGCATCACGGCCGCCTGATTAAGACCATGGGCGACGGGATTCTGGTTGAGTTCCACAGCGTGGTGGATGCTTTGCGCTGCGCCGTCAAAATCCAGCAACAAAAGGCGGAACGCAATGCGGCCCTGCGGCCCGAGCAGCGAATGCTTTTCCGCATCGGCGTCAATCTCGGCGATGTCATCGTCGAAGGAGAGGACATTCATGGAGACGGCGTCAACATAGCGGCGCGCCTGGAGAGCCTTGCCCAGCCCGGCGGGATTTGCATATCCGGCACCGCATTCGATCACACGGTACACAAGGCTGATGTCGGCTTCTCGGCTCTTGGTGAGCAGCGACTGAAGAACATAGCCGATCCCGTTCGCGTCTATCGTGTTCTGTTAGATCCCTCCGAGGCAGGCAAGGTCGTCGCCTCCCGTCGGCCGCGCCGCCGGGCGGTCGTCCTAGCCACACTTGCAGCACTGTTGATTGCGGCCACTGCGATTGTCCTCGCATGGCAATGGCCATTTGTGCCCCAACGTCCATCTGTCGCGGTGCTTCCTTTCGCCAATTTGAGTAGCGACGCCGGCCAGGATTATTTCACCGATGGCATTACAGACAGCCTGATTGCCGATCTGACCATGCTTTCGGACCTTGACGTCATCGGTCATAATTCGGTGTTTGCATACAAAGGCAAGCCTCTCGTTTTGGCCGACATCGGACGCGATCTCGGCGTGCGTTTTATCGTTGAGGGCAGCGTGCAACGGATAGGCGATCAAATCCGCGTCAATGCACAGCTGAGCGATGCCGCAAGCGGTGACCACTTGTGGGCTAACCGATTTAATCGCGCCGCGGCAGATGTCATGGCTGTGCAGGATGAGCTCAGCCGGCAGATTGCCGAAGCGCTCGGCCTGAAACTCACTCAATCCGAGGCGGAACGGATTACCCGTCCGCCGACCGCCAATCTCGAGGCATACGACTACTACCTTCGTGCTGAGCAGGCGACGCGCACCGGCCGCCGTTCCCGGCTGCTCGAGGCACTGGCGCTCTTTGACAAGGCGGAGGCGCTCGACCCCGGTTTTGCAGAGGCCTTCGCGGCCGACGCGCATGCGACCGCTTATGTCTGGCGAAGCGCGTACGACGACGTTCTGCAGAGCGCGTTGGCGCGAAAAAGAGCCTACGAGAAGGCAAGCCGCGCGCTGGCTCTCGACCCGGTTCTATCATCGCCATACGCTGTTCTTGCCGTCATGCAAGTCGTCGACCGCCGCTACGAGCAGGCGGTCGCCTCGGCGCAGCAGGCAGTATCGCTTGGGCCTGCCGATGCCGAAGCTCATATGGCGTTGGCATACGTTCAACTGTTCTCCGGAAATCATGCCGAAGCCGGCGCGGCCGTCGAGACGGCGCTCAGGCACGATCCGAACCTCTCCGCCATCAACCGATATACGGCCGGCCTGGTGTTTTATTTGCAGCGCGACTACACGAAGGCCATCGACAGCTTCGAACGCGCGCGCGATGGTTCTCCGGGAAATGGCGATTTCGTTACCCCACTCGCTATGGCCTATGCCCGTGCCGGTCGCCTCGATGACGCTCGTGCAACTGTCGCCGAAGGAATTCGCTTTGTGGCTGGACGCGATTCCCTGGCGGGCTGGCGTATCAGCAATGCCCATTTCCGCAACGAGCAGGATTTGGTGTTTATCCTCGATGCCCTGCGCGAGGCCGGCCTGCCGGAATGGCCGTTCGGTTTCAAGGGCAATGAGCAGGATCGGCTGCACGGTGAAGAAATCGCAAGCACCGTCATCGGTAAACTCCTCCGGGGCAAGACCGAGCCCTCAGGAAGCCCTGCACTCATGCAAATCGAACGCGACGGCAAGGCGGCCTTCCGCTCGGCGACGCAGATGATCACCGGAACGGTTTTCGTCAATGGCGACATGCTTTGCGAGCAGAGTGAAAACGCATTTGGACGAGCCGATTGCGGCCCGGTCTACAGACCTGCAAACTCGCCCGCAGAAACCAGCTATGCTTACGTGAACTCCACCAAGGTCTTCTATTTTTCGCCCGTCAAATAGCCGCGGTCAGTGATACTGATCCCGTTCGAGATCGGCGGCGACCTTCGGCCAGTTGCTGTCGGCTTTCGGCACTGCCTCGGCCACATGAGCGGCAAACCCCTCGGCCGATCCCTTGTCGTAGATTAGGTAAAGCTTGCCGTCGATGATCTTGAACGCTTCCGGATCGACGTTGATCGTCACCGACCCCAGAGCCACCTCGCCCGCGCAGTAACCGCCATACTGAGGCGCATATTTGATCGGCTCGCTGATGAACATTTCGCGGTGTTTGGCATTGGCGAAAAGCCACGGCGTCCCCAGCCATTCGTGGGAGAATTCCTCGGAGCCTTTCACCGCTTTGCCTTCGGTGAAATAGGCGACGGGGTCGTATCCCATGATCGCCACGCCGCCGAAGTAGCCCGTGTTTACCGAGTCGTCGGCGAAAGCCCGCGATCCACCGACAGCTGCCAAAGCCAGAAGGATCACCGCCATAGAATGCCCAATTCCTCGCGCACCGCTTATGGTCCCCGCATACATCTGCGCCTCCTATTCAATCATGAATTTCCATGCACTTCGCGTATTCTTTTTCGCCAATGCGGCTGGCCGGAGGGCAAGGCGCGCCATGCCGCTTGAAAAGCCGCACGATGTCGGTGTTGCCCTTCCAGATCGCTCGCGTGATTGGCGTGTAGCCATGAACCTCCGCATGACCGACGTCAGCCCCCTCAGCGAGAAGAAACGTGGCGAGAGCGACGTGGTTTTCCTCACCGGCGACCATCAGCGGCGTCACACCCGCTTTGTTGGCCGCATCGTCGAGCGTCGCGCCGTGGTGGAGAAGCAGTTTGCTGATCGGCAAGCTGCCGGAAAAGGCCGCGGCATGAAGCGGCGTAAAGCCGCCTGAATTCCGAGCCATGACGTCGGCGCCTTTGCCGATCAGCAATTCAGCTATGGGAAGCTGGGCTCCGAGCGCGGCGTTAATGAGAGGTGTTGCCTGATCGCGTGTCCGGCTGTCGACATCGGCACCGGTAGCCAGAACCTGCTCGACGACGGCGGTGTTGCCGGTGGCAACGGCATCGAACAAGGGGCTCCCCGCAGCGGCCACCGTCGCTGTGAAAATCAACGTCACCGATGCAAGCAGCCCACGCATGGCTCAGCCCCCGAAGGTTGCCAAGGAAAATAGCACAAGCCGCGGGTTTTGGGTAGGCACCGAGGATCGCAGGAGGTTGAATTCCCCTGCATCAAGCTGTCGGCAACGCGCCATCCTGACAGGATGCAAAATCTATCGCGACCACCGGGCTATGATGTCGTCGGTATTTGCCAACGCCTTGCGGACTGCATTGCGCGCCATGTTCGGCCGCTGCAGTCGAATGTTTTTCTCAATATTTTCGTGAAGTTTCAGCGCGTACCGCAAGTTGTCTTCCTCCCGCGTTACATGGGCGAAGAGGTGGTTCAGCGCCGATTCGATCAATACGCCGAGCGGTACCAACAGATCATTTCCCGAGGCGCGCAAGATCGCGATGTGAAATCGCGCATCGGATTCTGTTCGCTGCTGGAGCGATGTCGCCTGATC from Rhizobium leguminosarum bv. trifolii WSM1325 encodes:
- a CDS encoding acyltransferase 3 (PFAM: acyltransferase 3~KEGG: ret:RHE_CH03393 acetyltransferase protein) encodes the protein MVLGEKLDLANGRPTGFDYMRLLLAFSVLWIHTARVTYGDDLFLWESPFRPFIKSVLPMFFVLSGFLVAGSLERSKTLISFLGNRFIRIYPALAVEVLLAAFILGAIYTEYDLRDYFTDPQFFTYLMNVTGHIHFNLPGVFLDNPDAAMVNGQLWTVPFELECYAVIAVLFLLGVVRRRVIALIATPALIIAFGIARYWKHESDWATMPTTASGNLLICAFLVGVTFYLYKDKVLWDIRIFLASVAMILWAYWFTSFGDFIAIPAMGYVTVFLGLTSPRKLGVLRGADYSYGVFLYGYPIQQAFVALGPWAHNWWLNGIVCSIVAACFAAFSWRFIEKPALKLRKQVTWLENLSLQRGVKRQLAGAVSK
- a CDS encoding membrane-bound PQQ-dependent dehydrogenase, glucose/quinate/shikimate family (KEGG: ret:RHE_CH03394 putative pyrroloquinoline-quinone-dependent quinate dehydrogenase protein~TIGRFAM: membrane-bound PQQ-dependent dehydrogenase, glucose/quinate/shikimate family~PFAM: Pyrrolo-quinoline quinone~SMART: Pyrrolo-quinoline quinone), whose protein sequence is MKFLATLFCIVLALIGLALIGGGAWLLRLGGSPYYAIIGLAYLVAALLLWRRKTAGGLIVLLVAVFTLPWALWESGLNFWALFARLMSPIALAGFALLFAPSLSPAANRKLFYGGALVTALIFVAGFGLSFVPHGIIRPSADITAYKTAKGDNSPSDWPSYGRSTAGDRYSPFDQINRGNVSKLDLAWTYRTGKGDGADQNTPLQIGDTVYTCTPTDVIAALDADTGKPRWAFDPKATAPYWQRCRGLGYYKMPTEAQSADGLCNERLVQTTIDARLLEIDSRTGTPCKDFGVNGTVQLSQGMGEVKTGYYFQTSAPLIARNLIVVGGWVTDNQEVGEPSGVIRAFNVVTGELEWAWDLGNPEITKLPPKGQTYTRATPNMWTTAAFDDKLGLIYAPLGNTTPDYYGVNRPAFADQYNATLVALDVTTGREKWKFQTVHHDIWDYDLPAQPILIDLPDGNGATMPALLQTTKRGQLFLLDRRTGTPLAEVQEKPVPQQGGVPEEKLSPTQPYSVGMPTIGAERVTEQTAWGLTMFDQLACRIAFRKMRYDGDFTPIGTQYAIQQPGNLGGLNWGSVSVDLPNNRVFMNDIRVPSLFALIPREEYVDFALTTTAHGPSAPQRGTPYAMATEMWTSRLRVPCTQPPFGTVTAVDLKTRKIAWQVPAGTAEELGPFKIKTKLPMPMGLPSYAGTSATAGGVVFFAGFQDYYIRAYDAENGAELWRYPLPVGSSATPMTYVSPKTGKQYVLISVGGAPYSKDVGDYVLAFSLKDGA
- a CDS encoding adenylate/guanylate cyclase with TPR repeats (PFAM: adenylyl cyclase class-3/4/guanylyl cyclase; TPR repeat-containing protein; Tetratricopeptide TPR_2 repeat protein~SMART: Tetratricopeptide domain protein~KEGG: mlo:mll3276 adenylate cyclase Cya3); translation: MTRKLAAILVADVVGYSRLAGADEDRILARLRTLRSDLVDPTIAVHNGRVVKRTGDGSLIEFRSVVDAVRCAIEVQTAMVERNIGVPSEHRIEFRVGIHLGDVVEENDGDLMGDGVNIAARLEGIAKPGAICLSEDAYRQVKARLDLAVTDLGKIELKNIAEPMQVYSLQIGTPEPNSARQVRPAIEMPSAPAVPDKPSIAILAFNNMSGDAEQEYFSDGISEDIITDLSKLSELHVIARNSSFVYKNVTASVPAMAKALGVRYVLEGSVRKAGNRVRVTAQLIDASNGGHIWASRFDRDLTDIFAVQDELTQEIVAALRLNLTHGDQDRLAQGRALNVDAYELLLRGREQASSHTRTGNRAARSLAADAIAVDPQYAAAQALISFTHVLDYVNAWSTDPEGSLRIGMDLAQKAVEMAEEQPNGRFALGMACMWNRELDRAQAEVQQGLALQPNSAELLLLMAHIQIFSGDPAGALETLDASMRLDPHHPEILFQFRADAHFSLGEYEQAIAAIEQRLQQNSQSETAYALLASCYGHLDRPEESRQAWEKALRINPDFSVERRRRVLPFRNPEDFDRRVEGLRKAGLTGSDLGLC
- a CDS encoding adenylate/guanylate cyclase with TPR repeats (PFAM: adenylyl cyclase class-3/4/guanylyl cyclase; TPR repeat-containing protein; Tetratricopeptide TPR_4; Tetratricopeptide TPR_2 repeat protein~SMART: Tetratricopeptide domain protein~KEGG: adenylate cyclase protein) gives rise to the protein MERRLAAVLIADVVGYSRLSEIDEEGTRIRFHTDLHELFEPKIATHHGRLIKTMGDGILVEFHSVVDALRCAVKIQQQKAERNAALRPEQRMLFRIGVNLGDVIVEGEDIHGDGVNIAARLESLAQPGGICISGTAFDHTVHKADVGFSALGEQRLKNIADPVRVYRVLLDPSEAGKVVASRRPRRRAVVLATLAALLIAATAIVLAWQWPFVPQRPSVAVLPFANLSSDAGQDYFTDGITDSLIADLTMLSDLDVIGHNSVFAYKGKPLVLADIGRDLGVRFIVEGSVQRIGDQIRVNAQLSDAASGDHLWANRFNRAAADVMAVQDELSRQIAEALGLKLTQSEAERITRPPTANLEAYDYYLRAEQATRTGRRSRLLEALALFDKAEALDPGFAEAFAADAHATAYVWRSAYDDVLQSALARKRAYEKASRALALDPVLSSPYAVLAVMQVVDRRYEQAVASAQQAVSLGPADAEAHMALAYVQLFSGNHAEAGAAVETALRHDPNLSAINRYTAGLVFYLQRDYTKAIDSFERARDGSPGNGDFVTPLAMAYARAGRLDDARATVAEGIRFVAGRDSLAGWRISNAHFRNEQDLVFILDALREAGLPEWPFGFKGNEQDRLHGEEIASTVIGKLLRGKTEPSGSPALMQIERDGKAAFRSATQMITGTVFVNGDMLCEQSENAFGRADCGPVYRPANSPAETSYAYVNSTKVFYFSPVK
- a CDS encoding conserved hypothetical protein (KEGG: hypothetical protein), with amino-acid sequence MYAGTISGARGIGHSMAVILLALAAVGGSRAFADDSVNTGYFGGVAIMGYDPVAYFTEGKAVKGSEEFSHEWLGTPWLFANAKHREMFISEPIKYAPQYGGYCAGEVALGSVTINVDPEAFKIIDGKLYLIYDKGSAEGFAAHVAEAVPKADSNWPKVAADLERDQYH
- a CDS encoding Ankyrin (PFAM: Ankyrin~SMART: Ankyrin~KEGG: ankyrin repeat protein) — its product is MRGLLASVTLIFTATVAAAGSPLFDAVATGNTAVVEQVLATGADVDSRTRDQATPLINAALGAQLPIAELLIGKGADVMARNSGGFTPLHAAAFSGSLPISKLLLHHGATLDDAANKAGVTPLMVAGEENHVALATFLLAEGADVGHAEVHGYTPITRAIWKGNTDIVRLFKRHGAPCPPASRIGEKEYAKCMEIHD